The DNA sequence ACACCCCtgcttaaaacacacacacacacattttgtcccGGCCttctactagaccttatgggaCTAACCTTTCAGtacattaattattcattatccatgctacataactactaattaataatgggttattgattcatttaccttttattagataattctcttatcagctacctgaaatgtttgacccaagttaaaccatttaaaggcattgctaccaaatacaaattgagtgtatgtaaacttctgacccactgggaatgtgatgaaagaaataaaaactgaaataagttattctctctactattattctgacatttcacattcttaaaataaagtggtgatcctaactgacctaagacagggaattttttactaggaataATTGTCaagaattgtggaaaactgagatgaaatgtatttggctaaggtgtatgtaaacttccgacttcaactgtatttagtgtgtgtgtgtgtgtgtgtgtgtgtgtgtgtgtgtgtgtgattttatatatatatatatatatatatatatatatatatatatatatatatatatttatttttttttatttgtattattataaatGGAAAtagttaaacatttttttaagttTTCAGAAATTGACTGAGAatggtcctccccttcttcctctgaggagcctccactgttgtGTAGTGTTGTCTGTAATGTGCAGTATTGTGTGTTGTTGGGTAATGTACAGTTACAGTATATGGTATATCACTCCTCAGGCATTTAAAGCCAGACAGGAGGTGAAGCCTAGTAAAGTAGGGGAGAGCGAGGAGTCGGACCACTCTGACGTGGAGGAGGAGAATgatgaagagaagaggaggagaagctTCCGCAGTGAAAGGCAGCAGCACTTCTACGAGCAGAGCGAAGGTCAGCGAGTCcgaggacagagggagacagcCTCAGGAATGTCGACAAGGGGCCTCGGGTCAAGTGAAGTTTCAGGCCCCGCCCAGTCCAAAGCTTGGCTCAGGACGACCTGCCCCTTTGGAAAGGACTGTTACAGGTAAATCCCTACATAACATTGTCTGAACAACAACTGTTAGAAATGCACTTCTGAGAACATGAATTTAGGCCGGCAAAATGTTCCAACAAATCATTTAATTCAAAAACTTTCCATATTATatggatatttttattttatgttgCTCCGGGTACTAAAGATGAGAAGTGCAATTTAGCTATTATGCATGTTAATAAACAAACGTATTCTATTAAAATTGGTTCCATGGCAGCTTTTCCTGATATCAAAGAACtgaacatgtacagtatgtttttcCCCCCAGATAGTTTATCTCATTTAAGGTTTTGTTTGTTTTCAAACCGCTGATATTTAACGAACAGCTACGTGAAGCCTGGGATAAGCTACGGTATTCTCCAAGACGagatgtgtgtcccaaatggcaccatattccttttatagtgcgctccttttgaccagggccgactatggctctggtcaaaagtagtgcattgcatgtgtatatatagggagtagtgtgccatttgggacgtacacaAGGATTAGCCTAGATAGCGACTCAGGGTCCAAAACTAAATGGCAGAGAGCAGGTTCAAATTTTGATTCTCTTTGAGGAAAATGAAATGAGCAAAGAGAATGTGCTTGCTCAAAAGCTAAATGCTCTTCAAAGAATACCAATCAATACGGGATTGACCATAACTTTCAGTGAGTTTCAATGTTTTAATAGTGAGCTTTCGATGATTTTCTTCTCAAAATTGTTATTTCTATCAAAGGAAAAACCCAGTCCACTTCCAAGAATGCAGTCACCCCGGCGACTACGAGGACGATTCCGCGAAAGACGAGAAGGCAGAGGAGGACGCGGACCAACCTGAGTGTCCGTATGGCACAGACTGCTACAGGTAGGATGCACACCACAATGTAGTCAGCATTACAGGATATAAGAGACTGGTAATCGTGTCTCAAGTCCATTATTGTCAGTAATGGCAAACATCAGAAAAAAAGTCGCCTAATAGCTCCTACAATTTCAACAGGAAAAGAGAATATAACCTGTTATTATAGCCAGTTCTCCCTTGTAAGAGGTATTATGACCTCAATGGAACTTTCTGGATACAGGAAGGTTAAATACAAGAATTAAGGCAGTAATCAGGACTCGAATGACAGGAGACTGTCTGAGTGGACTCAATTTGTTGGCCTCCATTTTAAAACCTTGAGCAGTTCACATCAGCGACCAAAGTTCTTGAGCAACAGGAGAGGCTGACATTTTAGCCTCATTGGCATTTGACAATACTAGTAGTCCTTGGTAGTAAATCAAACAATTTCTCATGTTTTCTTTCCAGGAAAAACCCTCTTCACTGGAAGGACTACAAACacaccaagaagactcgaggtatGTTAATTTAtacctgagagagaaagacatgcTGACCTCTCACCGCCCCTCAAATGTTTCTTAGGTTCCATTTTTGGTTCCTCTTCGATGCAGAAAAGAATCAGCCGTTCATCCAATGAATCCAACTGGTATGCAGAGCAGAGATATAAGAGAAACCTTTGATCTCAAGCAGTGCTATAAATACATTTATTATGCAGATGCCCAACAATCTTATCTGGGCTATTGAAACCAGTTTTTTATCTTTCCAGATTTAGTCAGACAGCGATATGTATGCATATCCATCCACTGTAGCACTAGTGAATACACTGTACCTATAATCCACATTCCCCTCCAGAGGTTAAAGAAGCAGAAACGATTAAACCAATTGCCCTCCGTTTCTCTGATGTGACGTCAGCAGGATCTATAAACTCATTCTGAAACATTGGCTTTGTGTAAGGGAGGTGTGTAACTCAATTTGTATTGCCTCTCAGCTTACAGACTCATAGTGATATTGAACATAGCTGCCATTACCAGAAACCTGGAGTAGGaggaagtt is a window from the Salmo trutta chromosome 38, fSalTru1.1, whole genome shotgun sequence genome containing:
- the LOC115178914 gene encoding aprataxin and PNK-like factor → MTVPIAAPKSPTTTTTTKGAGNRGRVTATPSINTNQGTAKPSRDAAPLSREEESEHSEPEPTPRKRMRRKSDEDDVVQSKTAFKARQEVKPSKVGESEESDHSDVEEENDEEKRRRSFRSERQQHFYEQSEGQRVRGQRETASGMSTRGLGSSEVSGPAQSKAWLRTTCPFGKDCYRKNPVHFQECSHPGDYEDDSAKDEKAEEDADQPECPYGTDCYRKNPLHWKDYKHTKKTRAKKPVSYNNDDDEFGDDDSFINDESEDISEDSDYEPPDSDDSGKEDLKRLKEAKAFTNLK